From the Papaver somniferum cultivar HN1 chromosome 2, ASM357369v1, whole genome shotgun sequence genome, the window CACCTGCGGTAACTGGGAAAACATAGTGTTGTGGCCACATAACCTTGTCACCTATGGAAACATCTCTAAATATTCCATCACCTTCACAGAGACTCTCAGAAAGTAAACATATTTCATCAATGAGGaccaaatgaaattcatcatCTATTGGAGGCCTATTGGTAAATATATAGCCTACTGCAACAGCTCTCTTTCTCATGTTCTTCAGAATTACCCGCTGAGATCCAGCTGGTTGAAAACCACCACCATTCATACCCTGCAGATGATAAGCACATCCAATATGGCAATAAGATTATACTGGTGTACAGAAAAGAGATGGTTTATGAGAATGGAAACAACACAATGTATACATAACATACTCTTGAGTCCAAACTATTATTAACAATCAATACATCTATTATGGCTAATACAACCAATCAAAAGTAGATGAATACAAATATGTAAGTATATATGTTGCATCCATGTCCAATCTCATCTCACTGTGTAACATACTTCAACTAATTTTTACACACCCATATCCACCAAGTTATTCATCTAATTGCTCGCTAGCATACAAATAAGAATTAAGCAAAATCACCACTAGTTATTAATGTCAGTTAGATTTACAAAACCCATATAAATCATACAATCTGGCAAAGAGTTCATTTAATTGTAAAATACAAATCTTAGTGGCACAAACATAGGCACTGCATACCAAGTAACTAATGATATTGTCATTTTGTAAATAAAATGACATTTGGTAGATGAAAGCACTTTGCACACTGAGCACTCGTATACCAAGATTTTAAGTAAAAATGAATATTTCCTTTTGCTAGACAAAGAGGTTAGAACAATGTTAATGAGTTGCAAATTAAAAACTAGTTATAGAATGTTATTAACTGAGCATTAGAATTACTGGGGTTAGAATTGCAACTTAGACCGGTCATTAGGGTCAACAGTTTCTTCGAGATTACGGACCCGATCTTCTACAGCTCTAGTCTTCAGCACTTGCTGTCTTAACTGCTCCCTAGGAACTTTAGAAGCAATTAGTTCAGTCTTGGGTATCCCACCTCCCATTCCTCGAACACAACCTCTATCATCAACTCCAAACACCTACAAAGAAGTAAACAAAATCAGTTAGCTAGATAGTAAGTAACaagtttattttttttgggaAACAACACAAATTCATGTGAACTCACCTTGGCAACTGCATCTCTGTCCAAATGGGTTTCATCTCTATACTGCTCAGTTTCATTAAGCTCTCTTACTTGTGCCTGCAAAGCATATCAGATTGTATGTAAGCGGAAAAAAAATTGCAAAGAAAACCAACAAAGAATAATATATGATATAGTGAATGAAAACCAAACAAGAAACTTGAACTTACAACATATTCTCTGCATTTTACTTCATAGCAGTTGGGGTCCATTAATTCAAGTGCTTCTTGAGGTATTTCTTTGTAAACATGTGTAGCCAAGTACACAACAGATCGGCTTACACTACCATTTGGAGATTGTTGTTCCATAACACGTCGACGGTGTGCAATACCATCCCTTCCAGTAGTATGTAAAGCTTTCAGAAGCTTCCTTGATTCCTTCCCTATCTCCCTTAGTATCTTATCTGCTTCCGAATCATGCAAGTCCACAAGTTTATCCCAATCCTCTCTCTTCACACCATTTGGTCTGTTATTCCATGATTTGTTTGGAATAACAGACCACTTCCTTAGGGTGGTCTTTTTGTTCTTCCATGATTTGTTTACCATCCTTAGAGCCTTGGATTTGATGATTTCAGGTACCCTGTATTCATTCTTGAAAAGCTCTCCAGATTTCTTCCTTAAGAACCAAAGGAACATCTCTCCAATCTTCGTGATGTGGTGGGACAATACTCCTGGCTATTGTTCCAACCCTGGTAGCATATTTCTTAGAACCATCTTCTATTGGTTTCCCCATAGAATTGAACTTGATCTCCAATAGGTGACCATCTGCAGAAAACATAAACAAATTAGAACTTGATAACATACTATAATAATGACATAAAAAAAGCTGAAATACAATGTTGTGTTACCATTAATCCCGCTTTCCTCCGTATTTGCAGCTTCATTATTTGCAGCTTCATTATTTGCAGCTTCATTATTTGGTTGATGCATAGCCTCATGCCATCCATCTCCTTCAGCCTGATTCTCATTACCATGTCTCGGAGAATGATCGCCATCTGACGAAGACACACGATGAAGACTCCCTTCGCTTGTACTTGCAGCAATGTGACCACTATCAGTTGATGGCACCCTTGTGAATTGAGCAAAGCCTCCGGCCAATGATCTTCACTTAGAGTAGTACTTGCAGCAATGTGACCACTATCAGTTGATGGGGACCCTTGTGAATTGAGCAAAGCCGCCGGCCAAGGAGATGCACTTGGAGTAGTACTTGCAGACCTGGTTCTTGCAGTCCGAGATCGACTGCTACTAGTAAGAGGATGTCTCGACATAGTTATCTACTACAAAATCATTTTGAACAacaatcagaaatcagaaatcattCAACAGAAGGAACTAATTAAAAAAGATTATTATGCTCAAAATTGAATAACATATTATTAATCCATCacctaaaacaacaacaacaactaataTTAACAATGCAAATTTCCAAAAGGAAGAACAAAGTAAAACTATactaacaacagcaacaacactaAAACATGATTCTGTTCGACAAGATTAAAACTAAAACGTGATCCATACTAAAAATTATTATCCAAATCAGAATCAACAATATCACTTAACCATACTAACAACAGAATCAACAATATCACTTAACTGACTCTAATATGTGATCCATACACTAGATTCAAACTCATAAACCAAAAAATTATCATCCAAATCAAAGAAAGTTAGATATACCTCTTGAAATTTTTGAACTTCAACTTAAGCTGTCAGATCCACCTGAAATCAACCAATAAAACAGTTGTGGTTAAACCCATATGAACAAAATCGAccagtaaaagaaaaagagaaaaaaaattgaatccaaaaccctaacttgccTGAGGAAGATACGAACAACAATTAAGCTCTTAAGATTaacctaaaatcaaccaaaagaaCAATTATTGTTAAGCCCCATGAACAAAATcaaccaattaaaaaaaaaaaaaaaatccaaaaccctaacttgccTGAGGAAGATATGAACTACAATTAAGCTCTTGAGATTAATCTGAAATCAACCAAAAGAACAATTATTGTTAAACCCCATGAACAAAATCgaccaataaaaaaaaattgaatccaaaaccctaacttgccTGAGGAAGATATGAACTACAACTAAGCTCGTGAGATTTACTTGAAATCAAACAATAGAacaattattgttaaaagaaaaggagaagaacaAGAAAACTTCAATCAAAAATCCTAACTGTATACCTGTACCTGGTGATTttgaaaattaaacctaactgcTGCTCGATTAAGATATGTAAAAGTTTAATCTTAGTGAGGGTTTCTGATTTAAGGGCTTAATTCGTCATCAATGGATGAGTTCTGAGAGAGGAGATAAAAGAAATTTTGGGTGGTTTTCATTTTTCTCCGTGAATGAATAATGGGGAGGAGCTGTGAATGAAACTAATGGAGAGAGAGAATGGGAGATATATATCACCGATAATAACTAGGTGAGGAATGGTGGGAAACGAGTTAGATTTCCCGGGCGAGAAAATTAGCACTGAATTAACTGAGTCTAGCGGTCGTGGTGTCGGTCCATGAATCGGGGACATAGGGGTAATTAAATTTTTTATGA encodes:
- the LOC113349787 gene encoding uncharacterized protein LOC113349787, which gives rise to MFLWFLRKKSGELFKNEYRVPEIIKSKALRMVNKSWKNKKTTLRKWSVIPNKSWNNRPNGVKREDWDKLVDLHDSEADKILREIGKESRKLLKALHTTGRDGIAHRRRVMEQQSPNGSVSRSVVYLATHVYKEIPQEALELMDPNCYEVKCREYVAQVRELNETEQYRDETHLDRDAVAKVFGVDDRGCVRGMGGGIPKTELIASKVPREQLRQQVLKTRAVEDRGMNGGGFQPAGSQRVILKNMRKRAVAVGYIFTNRPPIDDEFHLVLIDEICLLSESLCEGDGIFRDVSIGDKVMWPQHYVFPVTAGGDAF